In one Mus caroli chromosome 14, CAROLI_EIJ_v1.1, whole genome shotgun sequence genomic region, the following are encoded:
- the Wbp4 gene encoding WW domain-binding protein 4 isoform X1: MADYWKSQPKKFCDYCKCWIADNRPSVEFHERGKNHKENVARRISEIKQKSLDKAKEEEKASKEFAAMEAAALKAYQEDLKRLGLPSDIPEPTVSPVISTVQPTPTSHQQKEKRKKKKKKEASKGRWVEGVTADGHCYYYDLITGASQWEKPEGFQGNLKKTAAEAVWVEGLSEDGYAYYYNTETGESKWEKPDDFIPHGGDVLSSKDSEKLPDTLEDSKSSESHSDSEGEQKKAGEASTETKKLIIRFKEKNKSTEKRIGPEIQKEKSTPKQNPSNTNEEKPKTLKKSTNPYGEWQEIKQEAESQEEVDLELPSTEGECLSTSEAGVGEIKVVFKEKTVSSLGVAADGVAPVFKKRRLENGKSRNLRQRGDDE; encoded by the exons AT gGCCGACTACTGGAAGTCACAACCAAAGAAATTCTGTGATTACTGCAAGTGCTGGATAGCAGACAATAGGCCt agtGTTGAGTTCCATGAAAGAGGAAAGAATCACAAGGAAAATGTGGCCAGGAGGATCAGTGAG ATTAAGCAGAAAAGCTTGGATAaggcaaaggaagaagaaaaggcatcCAAGGAGTTTGCTGCCATGGAGGCAGCCGCCCTGAAGGCATACCAAGAGGATCTGAAAAGGCTCGGCTTACCCTCAG acattCCAGAGCCAACTGTATCCCCAGTCATCAGCACTGTCCAACCCACCCCTACGTCACatcaacagaaagagaagagaaagaagaagaaaaagaaagaagcttcAAAGGGTAGATGGGTGGAAGGCGTGACAGCCGACGGCCACTGTTACTATTATGATCTCATCACAGGAG caTCTCAATGGGAGAAGCCAGAAGGATTTCAAGGGAATTTGAAAAAG ACAGCAGCAGAGGCCGTTTGGGTAGAAGGCCTAAGTGAGGACGGTTACGCCTATTATTATAACACAGAGACAGGAG AATCCAAATGGGAAAAGCCTGATGATTTCATTCCACATGGTGGGGATGTGCTTTCTAGTAAGGACAGTGAAAAGTTACCCGACACTCTAGAAGACTCCAAATCATCCGAGTCTCACAGCGATTCTGAAGGGGAACAGAAGAAAGCTGGAGAGGCCTCGACAGAGACGAAGAAGCTGATCATCAGGTTTAAG gaaaaaaataaaagtactgaGAAAAGAATTGGCccagaaatacaaaaagaaaaaagtactccaaaacagaatccatcaaatacaaatgaagaaaaacccAAAACTCTTAAGAAATCGACAAACCCTTATGGGGAATGGCAAGAAATTAAACAAGAGGCTGAGTCTCA aGAAGAAGTCGATTTGGAACTTCCAAGCACTGAAGGTGAATGTCTATCAACTTCAGAAGCTGGCGTTGGGGAAATCAAAGTggtatttaaagagaaaacagtTTCTTCTCTGGGAGTTGCAGCAGATGGAGTGGCCCCGGTCTTCAAAAAGAGAagacttgaaaatggaaaatctCGAAACTTAAGACAGCGAGGTGACGATGAGTGA
- the Wbp4 gene encoding WW domain-binding protein 4 isoform X2: MADYWKSQPKKFCDYCKCWIADNRPSVEFHERGKNHKENVARRISEIKQKSLDKAKEEEKASKEFAAMEAAALKAYQEDLKRLGLPSDIPEPTVSPVISTVQPTPTSHQQKEKRKKKKKKEASKGRWVEGVTADGHCYYYDLITGESKWEKPDDFIPHGGDVLSSKDSEKLPDTLEDSKSSESHSDSEGEQKKAGEASTETKKLIIRFKEKNKSTEKRIGPEIQKEKSTPKQNPSNTNEEKPKTLKKSTNPYGEWQEIKQEAESQEEVDLELPSTEGECLSTSEAGVGEIKVVFKEKTVSSLGVAADGVAPVFKKRRLENGKSRNLRQRGDDE, encoded by the exons AT gGCCGACTACTGGAAGTCACAACCAAAGAAATTCTGTGATTACTGCAAGTGCTGGATAGCAGACAATAGGCCt agtGTTGAGTTCCATGAAAGAGGAAAGAATCACAAGGAAAATGTGGCCAGGAGGATCAGTGAG ATTAAGCAGAAAAGCTTGGATAaggcaaaggaagaagaaaaggcatcCAAGGAGTTTGCTGCCATGGAGGCAGCCGCCCTGAAGGCATACCAAGAGGATCTGAAAAGGCTCGGCTTACCCTCAG acattCCAGAGCCAACTGTATCCCCAGTCATCAGCACTGTCCAACCCACCCCTACGTCACatcaacagaaagagaagagaaagaagaagaaaaagaaagaagcttcAAAGGGTAGATGGGTGGAAGGCGTGACAGCCGACGGCCACTGTTACTATTATGATCTCATCACAGGAG AATCCAAATGGGAAAAGCCTGATGATTTCATTCCACATGGTGGGGATGTGCTTTCTAGTAAGGACAGTGAAAAGTTACCCGACACTCTAGAAGACTCCAAATCATCCGAGTCTCACAGCGATTCTGAAGGGGAACAGAAGAAAGCTGGAGAGGCCTCGACAGAGACGAAGAAGCTGATCATCAGGTTTAAG gaaaaaaataaaagtactgaGAAAAGAATTGGCccagaaatacaaaaagaaaaaagtactccaaaacagaatccatcaaatacaaatgaagaaaaacccAAAACTCTTAAGAAATCGACAAACCCTTATGGGGAATGGCAAGAAATTAAACAAGAGGCTGAGTCTCA aGAAGAAGTCGATTTGGAACTTCCAAGCACTGAAGGTGAATGTCTATCAACTTCAGAAGCTGGCGTTGGGGAAATCAAAGTggtatttaaagagaaaacagtTTCTTCTCTGGGAGTTGCAGCAGATGGAGTGGCCCCGGTCTTCAAAAAGAGAagacttgaaaatggaaaatctCGAAACTTAAGACAGCGAGGTGACGATGAGTGA
- the LOC110309375 gene encoding kelch repeat and BTB domain-containing protein 7-like — protein MQSREDAPRSRRLASPRGGRRPKRISKPSVSAFSTGPEELKDAAHSAALLAQLKSFYDARLLCDVTIEVVTPGSGPGTGRLFSCNRNVLAAACPYFKSMFTGGMYESQQASVTIHDVDAESFEVLVDYCYTGRVSLSEANVQRLYAASDMLQLEYVREACASFLARRLDLTNCTAILKFADAFDHHQLRSQAQSFIAHNFKQLSRMGSIREETLADLTLAQLLAVLRLDSLDVESERTVCHVAVQWLEAAPKERGPSAGEVFKCIRWAHFPAEEQDYLEELLSKPIVKKYCLDIIEGALRQFRFDDGLPKALAQVPSSSSSNNSNSNNNDTSNTVVPAEENPPHRLGMCVKRMMVFCGHPKHHFFCFDPYSEEIYKVSLPVTCLAHTRTLTTLAVYISPDHDIYPTVQSRRGVWVYKPAQNNLYQLTDHLLCPEGMDVTYLNGYIYILGGQRPCYWS, from the coding sequence ATGCAATCCCGGGAAGACGCCCCGCGCTCTCGCCGCCTCGCCAGCCCCCGCGGCGGGAGGCGGCCCAAGAGGATTTCCAAGCCCTCGGTGTCGGCCTTTTCCACGGGCCCGGAGGAATTAAAGGACGCGGCCCATTCCGCAGCCCTCCTGGCACAGCTCAAGTCTTTCTACGACGCGCGGCTGCTGTGCGATGTGACCATCGAGGTGGTGACGCCTGGCAGCGGGCCGGGCACGGGGCGCCTCTTCTCGTGCAACCGCAACGTGCTGGCGGCCGCTTGCCCCTACTTCAAGAGCATGTTCACGGGGGGCATGTACGAGAGCCAGCAGGCCAGCGTGACGATCCACGACGTGGATGCCGAGTCCTTCGAGGTCTTGGTGGACTACTGCTACACCGGTCGCGTGTCGCTCAGCGAGGCCAACGTGCAGCGCCTGTACGCGGCCTCGGATATGCTGCAGCTGGAGTACGTGCGCGAAGCCTGTGCCTCCTTCCTGGCTCGCCGCCTTGACCTGACCAACTGCACTGCCATCCTCAAGTTTGCCGATGCCTTTGACCACCACCAGCTGCGATCTCAGGCCCAGTCCTTCATAGCTCACAACTTCAAGCAGCTCAGCAGGATGGGGTCCATTCGGGAGGAGACGCTGGCAGATCTGACCCTGGCCCAGCTGCTGGCCGTCCTGCGTCTGGACAGCTTGGATGTAGAGAGTGAGAGGACTGTGTGTCATGTGGCGGTGCAGTGGCTGGAGGCTGCTCCGAAAGAGCGgggtcccagtgctggggaagtcTTTAAGTGTATTCGTTGGGCGCACTTCCCTGCAGAAGAGCAGGACTACCTAGAGGAGCTACTGAGCAAGCCTATTGTGAAGAAATACTGCCTGGACATTATTGAAGGGGCCCTCCGGCAGTTTCGTTTTGATGATGGTCTGCCTAAGGCTTTGGCACAGGTGCcaagcagcagtagcagcaacaatagcaatagtaataataatgacacCAGCAACACTGTTGTCCCAGCAGAAGAAAATCCACCCCATAGGTTAGGGATGTGTGTCAAGAGAATGATGGTTTTCTGTGGACACCCCAAACATCACTTTTTCTGCTTTGACCCATACTCTGAGGAAATTTACAAAGTGTCCTTGCCTGTGACTTGCCTTGCACATACTAGAACTCTCACCACCTTAGCTGTCTATATTTCTCCAGACCATGACATCTATCCCACTGTTCAGTCCAGGAGAGGTGTATGGGTATATAAGCCAGCCCAAAATAATTTGTATCAACTGACTGACCACTTGCTGTGTCCAGAGGGTATGGATGTGACATATCTGAATGGTTACATTTACATATTGGGTGGACAGAGACCCTGTTACTGGAGCTGA